In Acinetobacter pittii, one genomic interval encodes:
- a CDS encoding TetR/AcrR family transcriptional regulator — protein MSYKRSSLMQERMEQNRKSILSSARKLISEGGFKDAQIQTIAEQAGVSSGLVYRYFDNKSQVLIEVLSEAINTELLVIDSITESELSAKQKLHKAVATFVKRALNSPQLAYSLMFEPVDSTVEHERFRVKQLIKQSIKKILADGNASGEFVLDDLNTAALCVVGAMTYVVVEPLDPAQNTKFDHAHKDYFSKQIADFCVDAVQRK, from the coding sequence ATGAGCTATAAACGATCATCTTTAATGCAGGAGCGGATGGAGCAAAATCGTAAGTCGATTTTGAGTTCAGCCAGAAAATTAATTTCAGAGGGAGGGTTTAAAGACGCGCAAATACAAACAATTGCAGAGCAAGCGGGTGTATCAAGTGGACTGGTTTATCGCTACTTTGATAATAAAAGCCAAGTGCTGATTGAAGTTTTGTCTGAGGCTATTAATACAGAGTTATTGGTCATCGATTCGATTACCGAAAGTGAGTTATCGGCAAAACAGAAATTACATAAGGCGGTGGCGACCTTTGTAAAACGGGCACTGAATAGTCCTCAGCTTGCATATTCACTCATGTTTGAACCCGTCGATTCAACGGTTGAGCATGAGCGTTTTCGTGTGAAGCAATTGATTAAACAAAGTATTAAAAAAATACTAGCAGATGGAAATGCAAGTGGTGAGTTTGTCTTGGATGATTTAAACACAGCAGCACTTTGTGTTGTAGGCGCCATGACCTATGTGGTGGTTGAACCTCTAGATCCAGCTCAAAATACAAAGTTTGATCATGCCCACAAAGACTATTTTTCAAAACAGATTGCTGACTTTTGTGTAGATGCTGTGCAGAGGAAATAG
- the ivd gene encoding isovaleryl-CoA dehydrogenase produces the protein MNLRSLNFGLDETLIALQDSVAAFCAKEIAPIAQQVDQDNKFPAHLWKKFGDMGLLGMTVSEEYGGANMGYLAHIIALQEISRASAAIGLSYGAHSNLCVNQINRNGNEQQKQKYLPKLISGEYVGALAMSEPNAGSDVVSMKLRAEQKGDHFVLNGSKMWITNGGDADVLVVYAKTDPQAGAKGMTAFLVEKGMKGFSHGNHLDKLGMRGSNTYPLFFDNVEVPAENVLGGVGNGTKVLMSGLDYERAVLSAGPLGIMDACLDVVIPYLHQREQFGQALGEFQLMQGKLADMYSTWLACKALVYAVGAACDKADHDRSLRKDAASAILYAAEKATWMAGEAIQTLGGNGYINEFPAGRLWRDAKLYEIGAGTSEIRRMLIGRELFNETK, from the coding sequence ATGAACCTACGCAGCTTGAATTTCGGTCTAGATGAAACTTTAATTGCGCTTCAAGATTCAGTAGCCGCATTTTGTGCAAAGGAAATTGCACCGATTGCCCAACAAGTTGATCAAGACAATAAATTCCCTGCACATCTCTGGAAGAAATTCGGAGATATGGGCCTTTTAGGTATGACAGTTTCTGAAGAATACGGCGGTGCCAATATGGGTTATTTAGCTCATATTATTGCCTTACAAGAAATTTCTCGTGCTTCGGCAGCTATTGGTTTGTCTTACGGTGCTCATTCTAATTTATGTGTAAACCAAATTAACCGTAACGGTAACGAACAGCAAAAACAAAAGTATTTACCAAAATTGATTTCCGGTGAATATGTAGGTGCCCTTGCGATGTCTGAGCCAAATGCAGGTTCTGATGTGGTCAGCATGAAATTACGTGCTGAGCAAAAAGGAGATCACTTCGTTTTAAATGGTTCAAAAATGTGGATCACCAACGGCGGGGATGCAGACGTATTAGTGGTATATGCCAAAACTGATCCGCAAGCTGGAGCGAAAGGTATGACTGCTTTTTTAGTTGAAAAAGGCATGAAAGGCTTTAGCCATGGTAATCATTTAGACAAACTCGGCATGCGTGGCTCTAACACTTACCCACTGTTTTTTGACAATGTAGAAGTACCTGCTGAAAACGTACTCGGTGGTGTGGGTAACGGTACAAAAGTACTGATGAGCGGTTTGGACTATGAACGAGCAGTTTTAAGTGCCGGGCCTTTAGGTATTATGGATGCCTGTTTAGATGTGGTCATTCCATATTTACATCAACGCGAACAGTTTGGCCAAGCTTTAGGTGAATTCCAGCTTATGCAAGGTAAACTTGCCGATATGTATTCAACTTGGTTGGCATGTAAAGCTCTCGTCTATGCCGTTGGTGCTGCATGTGATAAAGCTGACCATGACCGCAGTCTACGTAAAGATGCGGCAAGCGCCATTTTATATGCTGCTGAAAAAGCGACATGGATGGCTGGTGAGGCAATTCAAACTTTAGGCGGCAACGGTTATATCAATGAGTTCCCTGCTGGCCGTTTATGGCGTGATGCAAAACTTTATGAAATTGGTGCCGGAACTTCTGAAATTCGCCGTATGTTAATTGGCCGCGAACTCTTCAATGAAACCAAATAA
- a CDS encoding carboxyl transferase domain-containing protein, with translation MNQLQSKINVRSEDFKTNQQAMQTLVTDLKQVAQRIALGGGENARQKHLARGKLLPRERIDQLIDVGTAFLEIGQLAAYNVYEDDVPAAGVIAGIGQVNGITCMIVANDATVKGGTYYPLTVKKHLRAQEIAEQNHLPCIYLVDSGGAYLPMQDEVFPDRDHFGRIFYNQARMSSLGIAQIAVVMGSCTAGGAYVPAMSDETIIVRNQGTIFLGGPPLVKAATGEVVSSEDLGGGDVHTRLSGVADHLAENDEHAIAIARNIVANLNKKPNDLNKQVDEPLFDASELYGVVPSDARKPFDVREVIARIVDGSRFDEFKARFGSTLITGFASLYGMPVGIIANNGILFSESAQKGAHFIELCTQRNIPLLFLQNITGFMVGRQYENEGIAKNGAKLVMAVATANVPKLTLIIGGSFGAGNYGMCGRAYSPRFLWTWPNSRISVMGGEQAASVLSTLKRDQIEQKGAEWSAQEEDEFKQPIREQYERQGHPYYASARLWDDGVIDPAQTRQVLGLSLAAAMNAPIQPTKFGVFRM, from the coding sequence ATGAACCAATTACAAAGCAAGATTAATGTTCGAAGTGAAGACTTCAAAACAAACCAGCAAGCCATGCAAACATTGGTCACAGATCTAAAACAAGTTGCCCAGCGTATTGCGTTAGGCGGCGGTGAAAATGCCCGTCAAAAACATCTGGCTCGAGGTAAACTTTTACCCCGTGAACGTATTGATCAATTGATTGATGTGGGCACGGCATTTTTAGAAATTGGACAGTTGGCAGCGTATAACGTTTATGAAGATGATGTTCCTGCCGCAGGTGTGATTGCGGGTATTGGTCAAGTCAACGGTATCACTTGCATGATCGTTGCCAACGATGCAACGGTTAAAGGCGGAACCTATTACCCACTTACAGTTAAAAAGCATTTACGCGCACAAGAAATTGCCGAACAAAATCACTTGCCTTGTATTTATTTGGTGGATTCAGGTGGTGCTTATTTGCCAATGCAAGATGAGGTTTTCCCAGACCGCGATCATTTCGGGCGTATTTTCTATAACCAAGCACGCATGTCGAGCCTAGGTATTGCTCAAATTGCTGTGGTGATGGGGAGCTGTACCGCTGGCGGTGCGTATGTTCCTGCCATGTCTGATGAAACGATTATTGTCCGTAACCAAGGTACGATTTTCTTAGGCGGCCCTCCTCTAGTAAAAGCTGCAACTGGCGAAGTGGTGAGCAGTGAAGACTTAGGCGGTGGCGATGTACACACACGTCTTTCGGGTGTAGCTGACCATTTAGCTGAAAATGATGAACATGCCATTGCGATTGCGCGGAACATTGTTGCTAACTTAAATAAAAAGCCAAATGACTTAAATAAACAAGTTGATGAACCGCTATTTGATGCTTCAGAACTCTATGGCGTGGTGCCAAGCGATGCGCGTAAACCTTTTGATGTTCGTGAAGTGATTGCACGTATTGTAGACGGCTCTCGTTTTGATGAGTTCAAAGCACGTTTTGGTTCAACATTGATTACGGGTTTTGCTTCACTTTACGGTATGCCAGTCGGCATTATTGCCAATAACGGAATTTTATTTTCTGAGTCTGCACAAAAAGGTGCGCACTTTATTGAGCTATGCACGCAGCGCAATATTCCATTGTTATTCCTACAAAACATTACGGGCTTTATGGTTGGTCGCCAGTATGAAAATGAAGGGATCGCAAAAAACGGCGCCAAACTGGTGATGGCAGTTGCTACCGCAAATGTACCAAAACTCACCCTGATTATTGGTGGTTCATTTGGTGCGGGTAACTACGGTATGTGCGGACGTGCTTATTCACCACGCTTTTTATGGACTTGGCCGAACTCTCGTATTTCAGTAATGGGCGGCGAACAAGCAGCAAGCGTACTTTCAACTTTAAAACGAGACCAGATTGAGCAAAAAGGTGCCGAGTGGTCAGCGCAAGAAGAAGACGAGTTTAAACAACCAATTCGCGAACAATACGAGCGTCAGGGTCATCCGTACTATGCTTCTGCGCGCCTTTGGGATGACGGTGTCATTGACCCAGCTCAAACTCGCCAAGTACTTGGTTTAAGTCTTGCTGCTGCAATGAATGCCCCAATCCAGCCAACCAAATTTGGCGTGTTCCGCATGTAA
- a CDS encoding enoyl-CoA hydratase/isomerase family protein, whose protein sequence is MSYQFLQLEQQGQVAYVWLNRPELHNAFNTTVIEELHACFKQINTRDDIRVVVLAGRGKSFSAGADLNWMKQAGQASSAENEADALKLAQMLDALATLKQPTIARVHGIAFGGGMGLASACDICIASTDAKFATSEVRLGLAPSTISPYVIRAIGARQASRYFLTAERISAREAKQIGLAHEVADAEDLDKKVQEIIDALLLGGPHAQAASKQLIQMVSNQTMSNDLLQQTAHHIAQVRQGSEAKEGLSAFLNKQQPAWVSNSNNNN, encoded by the coding sequence ATGAGCTATCAATTTTTACAACTCGAACAACAAGGTCAGGTTGCCTATGTTTGGCTGAATCGTCCTGAATTGCACAATGCTTTTAATACGACAGTCATTGAAGAGCTACATGCCTGCTTTAAGCAAATCAATACCCGTGATGATATTCGTGTTGTAGTTTTAGCGGGTCGCGGCAAAAGCTTTTCGGCAGGTGCCGACCTGAACTGGATGAAACAGGCAGGTCAGGCATCTTCAGCAGAAAATGAAGCAGATGCATTAAAACTTGCACAAATGCTTGATGCACTTGCAACACTTAAGCAACCGACCATTGCCCGAGTACATGGCATTGCCTTTGGTGGCGGCATGGGCTTAGCGTCAGCATGTGATATTTGCATTGCCAGTACGGATGCCAAGTTTGCAACGTCTGAGGTTCGTTTAGGGCTTGCTCCATCTACCATTAGTCCCTATGTAATTCGTGCAATTGGCGCAAGACAAGCCTCTCGTTACTTCTTAACTGCCGAGCGAATTTCAGCACGTGAAGCCAAACAAATCGGTTTGGCCCACGAAGTTGCAGATGCCGAAGACTTAGATAAAAAAGTTCAAGAAATTATTGATGCTCTATTACTCGGTGGTCCGCATGCTCAAGCGGCATCAAAACAACTCATTCAAATGGTGAGCAACCAGACCATGAGCAATGACTTGCTGCAACAGACAGCACATCATATTGCTCAAGTTCGTCAAGGCAGCGAGGCAAAAGAAGGTCTGAGTGCCTTTTTAAATAAACAGCAGCCTGCTTGGGTTTCTAACTCGAATAACAACAATTAA
- a CDS encoding acetyl/propionyl/methylcrotonyl-CoA carboxylase subunit alpha: protein MFEKILIANRGEIACRVIRTAKKLGIATVAVYSDADANAQHVKLADEAVYIGQSPATQSYLQVDRIIQAAIDTGSQAVHPGYGFLSENDQFALACQQHNICFIGPPVDAILAMGLKATSKALMEKAGVPLTPGYHGTNQDADFLKQQADRIGYPVLIKASAGGGGKGMSLVERSEDFLHALASCKREAKSSFGNDDVLIERYVIQPRHIEVQVFGDTHGNYVHLFERDCSVQRRHQKVLEEAPAPQMPSEKLDAMRQAAIDAARAVNYVGAGTVEFIVEQDGTAYFMEMNTRLQVEHPVTEMITGEDLVEWQLRVAYGEPLPKLQNELKIHGHALEARIYAEEPEKGFLPAIGKIDYLHYPTQNQYVRVDSGIVEGDEITTYYDPMIAKLIVWGKNREAALIQMQHALSQFHVDGLGNNIAFLEKIVRSESFKQAKLDTNLIQREQNFLFSPEEIKPELVVAAAFIEFLSKLNNNSSSQKQLWQAQPLWRLNIAYQHSIKLNYLNQNIQIKFASNDDGFTAEYNGQSYPISGQLIDAHTASVQINGTQQKLSFNQSQQGITLFQNGQSYKFAYIRQDFNQADSQADEGHLKAPMPGVVTQVLVSANHSVKKDDILMTLEAMKMEYTIRAPKDGVIVDSYFQVGDQVKAGDELVEFQPAQEEVA, encoded by the coding sequence ATGTTTGAAAAGATTTTAATTGCGAACCGTGGCGAAATTGCCTGCCGTGTAATTCGCACAGCTAAAAAATTAGGTATTGCAACAGTTGCCGTCTACTCCGATGCAGATGCAAATGCACAACATGTCAAACTTGCCGATGAAGCGGTTTATATTGGTCAGTCCCCTGCAACTCAGAGTTATTTACAGGTTGACCGTATTATTCAAGCAGCAATTGATACAGGCAGCCAAGCGGTTCATCCAGGCTACGGCTTCCTTTCAGAAAATGACCAGTTCGCACTCGCTTGCCAACAGCACAATATTTGCTTTATTGGCCCACCAGTTGATGCCATTTTGGCAATGGGCTTAAAAGCGACCTCTAAAGCTTTAATGGAAAAAGCAGGTGTTCCTTTAACACCGGGTTATCACGGAACCAACCAAGATGCCGACTTTTTAAAGCAACAGGCAGACCGAATTGGTTATCCTGTTTTAATTAAAGCCAGTGCTGGCGGTGGTGGTAAAGGCATGAGTCTGGTTGAACGCAGTGAAGACTTTCTGCATGCCTTAGCTTCTTGTAAGCGTGAAGCCAAATCGAGCTTTGGTAATGATGATGTCTTGATTGAGCGTTATGTGATTCAACCGCGCCATATTGAAGTTCAAGTGTTTGGTGACACACATGGCAACTATGTACATTTGTTTGAACGCGACTGCTCTGTACAACGTCGCCACCAAAAAGTGCTAGAAGAAGCCCCTGCTCCACAAATGCCAAGCGAAAAACTCGATGCAATGCGCCAAGCTGCAATTGATGCGGCACGTGCGGTAAATTATGTTGGTGCTGGTACGGTTGAGTTTATTGTGGAACAAGACGGTACGGCGTATTTCATGGAAATGAATACTCGTCTACAAGTCGAACACCCAGTCACTGAAATGATTACAGGTGAAGACTTGGTTGAATGGCAACTTCGTGTGGCTTATGGCGAACCTTTGCCTAAACTACAAAACGAATTAAAAATTCACGGACATGCGCTCGAGGCACGTATTTACGCTGAAGAACCTGAAAAAGGCTTTTTACCTGCAATTGGTAAAATTGACTATCTGCATTACCCAACTCAAAACCAATATGTGCGTGTAGACAGCGGTATTGTTGAAGGCGATGAAATCACGACCTATTACGACCCAATGATTGCCAAACTGATCGTATGGGGTAAAAACCGTGAAGCTGCGCTCATTCAAATGCAACATGCCCTAAGCCAATTCCATGTCGATGGTTTAGGCAACAATATTGCTTTCCTTGAAAAAATCGTTCGTAGCGAATCGTTTAAACAAGCCAAGCTTGATACCAATCTGATTCAGCGTGAACAAAACTTCTTGTTTAGTCCTGAAGAAATCAAACCAGAACTTGTAGTAGCAGCGGCATTCATTGAGTTTCTAAGCAAACTTAATAACAACAGTTCAAGCCAAAAACAGCTTTGGCAGGCTCAACCACTTTGGCGCTTAAATATTGCTTATCAGCACAGTATCAAACTGAACTATTTAAACCAAAATATTCAAATTAAATTTGCTTCAAATGACGATGGCTTCACCGCAGAATATAACGGTCAAAGCTACCCGATTTCCGGGCAATTGATTGATGCACATACGGCGTCTGTTCAAATTAATGGAACTCAGCAAAAGCTATCTTTTAACCAAAGTCAGCAAGGCATTACCTTGTTCCAAAATGGACAAAGCTATAAGTTTGCTTATATTCGCCAAGACTTTAATCAGGCAGATAGCCAAGCCGATGAAGGTCACTTAAAAGCACCAATGCCGGGTGTGGTCACTCAAGTGCTAGTCAGTGCAAATCACAGCGTGAAGAAAGACGATATTTTAATGACGCTTGAAGCCATGAAAATGGAATATACCATCCGCGCTCCTAAAGACGGCGTAATTGTAGACTCCTACTTCCAAGTCGGCGATCAGGTCAAAGCTGGCGATGAGCTTGTGGAATTTCAGCCTGCGCAGGAGGAAGTTGCATGA
- the mvaB gene encoding hydroxymethylglutaryl-CoA lyase — translation MSEFVKIVEVGPRDGLQNEKQALTVEQRLNFINDLINAGLKSIEVGSCVSAKWVPQMAQSDELFKLLPQTTDVQFSLLTPNIKGFETAQAVGCKEVAVFTAASESFTRKNINCSIDESFEKFSDVMAAAKAHNIRVRGYVSCIVDCPYEGAIAPEQVVKVVKRLYDIGCYEVSLGETIGTATPDRVQKVWQACLAELDSKVLAGHFHNTYGMAIANIYQSLQQGIRVFDSSLAGLGGCPYAKGASGNVSTEDLFYLLSHMGFETGIDLEKLMQASQNISNVLNRKNLSNYANAYWQTKCA, via the coding sequence ATGAGTGAATTTGTCAAAATCGTGGAGGTCGGTCCCAGAGACGGCCTCCAAAACGAAAAGCAGGCTTTAACTGTTGAACAACGCTTAAACTTCATTAATGACCTGATTAATGCAGGCCTGAAATCAATTGAAGTGGGTTCATGCGTCTCGGCAAAATGGGTACCACAAATGGCTCAAAGTGATGAGCTATTTAAGCTGTTACCTCAAACAACAGATGTGCAATTTAGCCTGCTCACTCCAAATATTAAAGGTTTTGAAACTGCTCAAGCGGTAGGATGCAAAGAAGTTGCGGTGTTTACTGCAGCTTCTGAAAGCTTTACACGTAAAAACATTAACTGCTCAATCGACGAAAGCTTTGAGAAGTTTAGCGATGTCATGGCTGCTGCAAAAGCACATAACATCCGTGTGCGCGGTTATGTCTCTTGTATAGTCGATTGTCCTTATGAAGGCGCAATTGCTCCTGAGCAAGTGGTGAAAGTTGTTAAACGACTTTATGACATAGGCTGCTATGAAGTATCTTTAGGTGAAACTATTGGCACAGCTACTCCAGATCGCGTTCAAAAGGTGTGGCAAGCTTGCCTTGCTGAACTCGACAGCAAGGTTTTGGCTGGGCATTTCCACAACACCTACGGCATGGCAATTGCCAATATTTATCAGTCTTTACAGCAAGGCATTCGTGTTTTTGACTCGTCTCTTGCAGGACTGGGCGGTTGCCCTTATGCCAAAGGAGCTTCGGGCAATGTATCGACCGAAGATCTGTTCTATTTGCTGTCTCACATGGGTTTTGAAACTGGCATTGATTTAGAAAAACTGATGCAGGCCAGCCAAAATATTAGCAATGTGTTAAACCGAAAAAACTTGTCGAACTATGCAAATGCTTATTGGCAAACCAAGTGTGCATAG
- a CDS encoding LysR family transcriptional regulator: MRKNLDGGLLHAMHAFLKVIDSGSFTAAAEQMDLTTAQVSRLISELETRLGTKLIQRSTRQQALTDIGATYAERCRQVISMVDEAESEVTGTASKPKGRLRVLSMGSFGHHYVFPVMAEFCKHYPELTVEYTTSQYVPDLLAKGVDVSLYLTESLTDSRFVARRIGTIFSVLCASPAYLEKHGVPSSPEDLKNHACLRLVNPSITPDWHLLNAKGESYQIDTGGQLIADNPELLLDVVQQDMGVALLPMFSALDAVQNGRLCHILPEWRSPDIGVYTLLPSRHFIDAKTRAWLDWVEEYISPRIEMDASYFYK, translated from the coding sequence ATGCGCAAAAATCTCGATGGTGGACTATTGCATGCGATGCATGCATTCCTGAAAGTGATTGATAGCGGGAGTTTCACAGCAGCAGCTGAGCAGATGGATCTGACCACAGCACAGGTTTCACGTCTTATCAGCGAGCTAGAAACACGCTTAGGTACAAAATTAATACAACGCTCAACCCGCCAGCAGGCACTCACCGACATTGGTGCGACTTACGCTGAGCGCTGTCGCCAAGTCATTTCAATGGTAGATGAAGCGGAGTCAGAAGTAACAGGAACGGCATCTAAACCCAAAGGGCGTTTACGTGTATTAAGCATGGGAAGCTTTGGGCATCATTATGTCTTTCCAGTGATGGCCGAGTTTTGTAAGCATTACCCCGAATTAACGGTGGAATATACGACTTCACAATACGTCCCAGACCTGTTGGCAAAAGGGGTCGATGTCAGTCTTTATCTCACTGAATCATTAACAGACTCTCGTTTTGTTGCACGTAGAATAGGCACTATTTTTTCTGTTTTATGTGCTTCACCTGCGTATCTCGAGAAACATGGTGTACCGTCTTCTCCAGAAGACTTAAAAAATCATGCTTGTTTACGCTTGGTAAACCCGTCTATTACGCCAGATTGGCACTTGTTAAATGCAAAGGGTGAGTCTTATCAAATAGATACTGGCGGGCAACTCATTGCAGATAATCCAGAGTTGTTATTAGATGTGGTGCAACAGGATATGGGAGTCGCGTTATTGCCGATGTTCTCGGCTTTAGATGCGGTTCAAAATGGAAGATTATGTCATATTTTGCCTGAGTGGCGTTCGCCCGATATTGGAGTTTATACCTTATTGCCTTCACGCCATTTTATAGATGCCAAAACACGTGCATGGTTAGATTGGGTGGAAGAATATATTTCTCCAAGAATCGAAATGGATGCATCTTATTTTTATAAATAA